tcccctcgctggcaGGGGTTCGGGGTTTTTTTGCGAACGGAAGCCGGTGTCGctttctcttaatgaaatatgGCGAGGACCGTCATATCCCCCGtcgcattttttttaaaaaaatgaggaTTTGGCAAAAGATTATACCTGACTAGAATTAAAATGCTAAAAATCAGCTGGTCCGGGATTTGGCATATCTAATGAATAAATTGAGGCAGTCCCTTTTCTTTCTCCAGTTCAGACTTTACTGAACTACAATGACTTCAGTATCAGATCGGATGTCGCAACAATTAAGTAATACTACTCTCCTTTGTAGAAATAAAACGACAGTTTCACCTGTGCTTACACGACACGATTCTcacccaccactaccacacgTCTACACCTACACAATGAAAACTAGTCACATtctcgaaaaaaaaaacaatgaaaaCTAGTCACCAAAAAGTTCACGCAGATTATTAGTATGATATTCAACAAATAAAGCAATGGCACCAAATTTGCAGGTAAACCATCAGATCTGCTAGCACACTAAATATAGCAACCAGTGGCCCTGAAGCCCTTTCTAATTAGTAGTGCAGACAAAAGGCATGGTTTCGGGGTCATGGCAAGCTATCACTCCCCAACATAAACCTAGGTTCCATGACCGTGACTAGAAATAAACAAACCAGAGTAGAAAAGGAAGCAGGTACATCCCTTGGCCCCTCCTGTTTTGCCTTGATAGGATGCCAAATGGAGTTTTCTTGTGTATGTTTATCAGGCAAAAGATTGTCCCACAATTTTTTTAATCTCTTAGCAGCATCCATATGGTTGCACACTTGCATGGTGTGTATATAAGTTGGCCAAGGGGTGGCAAGAGGACACCACTCCACACTATCATCTTCTCCAAGCCTTTGAGAATTGAGAGAGTTGATAGGCTGTAGGAATGGAGATTGAGAGGGAAACTCGGGGCAACGATAGCTGGAGAGCTAATGCGCAGGAAGAGTCTAAGAATCTCGAAGACAGTGATCGACTGATCAAGGTTACTTGTCTATCTGCATCCATGTATCACTTTTTTTTCGACGAACATCCATGTATCACTTCAATCTTGAGTTTCTAGAATATAATGGATGGGTGGGAGTTTTGAAGTGACGAGTGATATTATTGTTGACAAGACTGTAGGAAGTGCTCTCTGAATCCTTGTCACGCTTATGCTCCTAGATAAGCAGATGGTCATTTCACTTGTTCAAAACTTCTTCCGTTTTGTTCTGTGTAACCCAGGAGCCTGCATGGAAAAGGTTCCTGGCTCATGTTGGACCAGGATTTATGGTGTCATTGGCATACTTGGATCCTGGGAACTgtgagtctctctctctctctctctctctgcgttTCTCACAACCTTTTTCTAACCTGAAACAGTGGAGACGGATCTGCAAGCTGGAGCAAATCACAGATATGAGGTACATTTTCAGTGCGTTCCAAAAGCAaagaaaattttgttccttCCTTTTATGATTCTGTGTTTTTCTTTTCGCcaccatttactctagcaaattTTCTGAACTTCTATTCAAGAAGATTGCAAAAAGGTGAACCTAACTGAATGTTTGCCTTTTTCAATTGCCTGATTCTCTTTTGTCATCTTTAGCTCCTTTGGGTGATTCTCATTGGTCTCATCTTTGCACTGATCATACAATCACTAGCAGCTAATCTTGGAGTTGTGACAGGTAACTAGAAGGCAGCGCCTTCTTTTGTCATCTCTGCGTATAGAAATATTGACAATTTGGAACTAATGGTATTCATTTTAAACCAGGGAGGCATCTTGCTGAGATATGCAAGAGTGAGTACCCAAAGTTTGTGAGGATCTGTCTATGGATCCTTGCAGAGGTAGCTGTGATTGCTGCAGATATTCCAGAAGGTtagaagaaaaaataataaGCCAAAACTATAATATTCAGCAATCACAAACTATAAATATCTCAAGAAATAAAGGCCACATTTGACCTTGTTCTAATTTAGTTTAAGCTGCTGACTGAGGAACAAAAAAGTATATGTACGTACTCCCAACGTCTGGGCCCACATTCTAATTGTTAATCCACAACTAGAGCAAATTTTTTGTTCTACTTCTTTGTCTATAGTCCATACTGTTCCATACAAATAGTTTTTATGACATCCCTCACAAATATTTGTGCTAAAATAATCAAGATCATCTTAGGATGATGCAAGATACTATCATACAAAATGTGATCTTCCACTGGCGTGTTCAATTGTCTTATCGTCAAATAGCAGCACTGGAGAAGAAGTTGCAAGGACCTAGAACAATAATCAATCCTTGTTTCTTACTAACATTTGATGTCCTACGTTTTCGCAGTTATAGGGACGGCCTTCGCTTTCAACCTTTTGTTTCACATCCCCGTGTGGGTTGGGGTTCTCATCACCGGCTCCAGCACTCTCATGCTTCTAGGCCTGCAACGATATGGGGTACGTATTCATGAATTTACCGTTCAACTgttatatttttcaaatattGATGTGGACATCCATGGATATAAATTTCAAGATTTGACTGTATTTTAAAGATGTTGTGGGAGAATTGATCCAATCGTTGCACTTTTTAGTTATTAAGAAATTGCAACAAACctcatttcaaaaaaaaggaaattgtCACAAACCTTTCTTTCTTTAAGATAAAACGTGTTAACTAATTAACTAGTTGCTTAGTGTGATGGTATTGGCGTCTTTCCTTTTTTGAACTAGGTGCGGAAGCTGGAGTTTCTAATCTCGATGCTGGTGTTCGTCATGGCAGCGTGCTTCTTCGGGGAGATGAGCTTCGTGAAGCCTCCGGCGGTGGAGGTCCTCAAAGGGCTCTTCATCCCTAGGCTCAAGGGCGCTGGCGCCACCGGGGACGCTATTGCCCTCCTTGGAGCTCTTATCATGCCGTAAGCAATTAATTGAGGATTGCACATGCTTTTAAAAATTATTACTGATTTGTCCATGGCAAACAAGGCGGCCAGGTCAAGGGATTTTGAAAATAGAAGTGGTTGGCAATGAACTGAACTGCGTCAGAGCTCCACATGCACATCAGCAGTAGTTGCCACGAACATGTTTTTATTTGTTTACAACTTGTTATCTGTTGACTAAAACCAAAAGAAGTTCTTGTTTATTTGAGTATAACAAATAAACAACTGATTGGTTGCAGGCACAACCTGTTCTTGCACTCTGCACTGGTGCTGTCAAGAAAGACCCCCTCATCGGTTAGAGGAATCAAGGTAAAAGTTACCTCATATTGACTCGCCAAATATATTGTACAtgttgaaggaaaagaaaaagaaatggtaCTCATGTGCCATTCAACTCACTTCTGCACATGCATGATGTGCCCTGTTGGATCAAATTCAGGACGCCTGCAGGTTCTTCCTCTACGAGAGCGGGTTCGCGCTGTTCGTGGCCCTGCTGATCAACATCGCCGTCATCTGCGTCTCCGGGACCGTCTGCTTCGCCGACAACCTCTCGCCGGAGGACGCCGAGAAGTGCAGCGACCTCACACTGGactcctcctcctttctcctcAAGGCACGGCGATAGCTACTACTCGCCAGTGACCACCAACtacagctagctagctgcgAGAATTATTGTTAGAGATACTAAAtgagtttttctttgttttatcTGTGTGCTTCGATCAGAACGTGCTGGGCAGGTCGAGTGCTATCGTGTACGGCATAGCGCTCTTGGCGTCTGGGCAGAGCTCCACCATAACAGGCACTTACTCCGGCCAATACATCATGCAGGTACCTTTCACCATTTTTAAAAAATGATTAGGTTAATTATGTAATCTATTAAGTCCATGATATTTACAACTTGCGGTTTGACTTGTCATGATCTGTAAGACTGAACTTAATTTGAGCTTTTTTGTCAATAACTTAAAAACTTTTTTGAGTTACTAAACGTTCTCCTGgtagtgtttttttttcaagaacACCAATTCTCCTTTTTTTCAATGTAAGGTACTATTTCTAGTAAGTTACTAAATCATATGTTGTTCAAGAATTGATGGCCAATTTTCCGACAAACCAAATAACCATCGCATTCATCGCACTGTTCATATATATACAGCTCATGGAGAGTCAACTGTGGAAATCCTAGTAGGATTTCACCAAGAGGCGCTGCAAGCTTTATTTTAAGCCTTGTTGCTTTGTTCCTGTTACGTATGTACAGGGGTTTCTGGACATCAGGATGAAGAAGTGGCTGAGGAACCTGATGACCCGCTGCATCGCCATTGCGCCGAGCTTAGTCGTCTCCATCATCGGTGGTTCCAATGGCGCCGGCCGTCTCATCATCATCGCCTCGGTGCGTCACATCCTACCCCATATATGGACCGAGTGTCCCGTCCACTAACACCCATATATAGCACCTGGTTAATCCTAACTGTGGCTTATCATCAGTGATTAGCAAGTGTTTATTATTACCTAACAAAAGGGCACTATATATTGAGCATGCATGTGATCTAAAAGTGCACAATAATTAAGTGCTCCTTCTAGACCATCTAAATAAAGCAGGCCAATGATTGGTGACTTTGCCTTGTGTTGTGATCTTTCCCTGCAGATGATACTGTCCTTTGAGCTGCCATTTGCCCTGATCCCACTTCTCAAGttcagcggcagcagcagcaagatggGGCCCCACAAGAACTCCGTCTACGTAAGCACTCACTACCACAGGGAAAACTACGTCCTTGCTGCTTGCTTGTGTCTGCACTTTTATCAACCTGTGATGCCTACCATGGGGTAGCCTTGCACAAGATGTTCTCCAGCACAACCTGCACACCCCATGTTCAGGTTCCATATATGATATACAAACGCAACAAACAAACCTGCACCCCATATACAAAGCTCATCACATGCCAGCACTGGCAGTGTATGTCCAAGACGACAAACGAAACAAACAAACCGATTGCACGAACCAGATCCAGAATCTGCAGCAACCGGACTCGAGGCATCCTTTCCTGCACAGGAAAAGATGATCGCGAGAGcagtttttttattaaaaaacatcgaaaagaaaaaggaataaTCAAAGAGTGGTTTACTTTCACCACATGTAAAAAAAAGACTAGTAACAATGTTCTTAGAGAAATTTtataattgaaaaaaaataagagcCGTCCATCTGAAGGTAGGAAGTACCTAGAAGTATCTAGGATAAAGTATCTGGTACTTCCAAAATGTGAGACCAAGTACCAAAACTTGGGatcgaatactaatttaatttaatttttataaatactttctGTAGATTAACTGTTAGAAAAAAGTCAAGGTAAAAGTACATGAAATACAATCATCGTAAAAGAGCTCATGTTCTTAACCATAAGTGTTTATGTGTTTGCAGATCATCGTGTTCTCGTGGTTGCTCGGGCTGATGATCATCGGCATCAACATGTACTTCCTGAGCACAAGCTTCGTGGGGTGGCTCATCCACAACTCGCTGCCCAAGTATGCCAACGTGCTGGTCGGCCTTCTCATCTTCCCACTCATGCTCATCTACATTTTCGCGGTCATCTACCTCACCTTCAGGAAGGACACCGTCGTCACCTTCGTCGTCGACTCTGCCCAAATCGACACCGAGAAGGCcaaggcggaggaggaagaggagaaccAGCCTGTGCCATTCCGGGAGGACCTGGCAAACATCCCTCTCCCGGAATAGAAAGGCTCTAGAGTCTATATATGTAGTATATATGTTGATTCCACGCTGTGTTCACTTTTAGTGTACTACGAGCAAACTAGTGTCGAATGTAAATGAATAGTGGATGGTAATTCTATCTACAATCTTGGTGCCAACCTTTTTGTCAAAAGTCGCTGTCATGATGATGGAGCCCAAGCACTCAATAAGATGTACAATACTACTGTTGATGACGACGCGGACCACCcttcttcatttgtttgacaTAGAGTAGCATATATCactaaaaaaattaatatattattgAACATCTTATATGAACAAGTTCATATTTTCATTGTTGGAATCTTAAGCAGTACAAGATAATTTACATGCATGTCATGCTAGAGTGTGGCCTGGCAAGTGTATCTGTCCTAAGGGCGGGATGAATTAGGACACTTTAAAACTAAACTCCCGAgattcaagtaaaacattagtTTTACCCTGTGTAAGTCAAACATATGAACCACACCGAACAGTTTAATTTATTGCAATTTGCAAAGCATAGTGCATATTTTTCCCACCATTTAATATTTATTGATTTACTTAAATCACCCGTAAGTGCAGAAGTTGCACGATGTTCATGTAATATACTTTTATTAATTATACCATTTTCACACTTTAGTGAAAACAATTTTGATTAACTATGTGCAAATGGTTGCAAATAGATATTCCTTGCAGTTGATGACATCATTTTGTATTCCTACTACATCGTATCGGCATCAACTGCTGTCGTAGTTGATATGACGACATGGCAAATTACATTTTCTTGAAGAATATGATTGCAAGCAAGAAACATGGTTTTCGCAACACAATGCATTTGAGATGAAAAATCAGTTTGTGTATCTCCCTTTTAAGAGTAAATCGTGGCCTTTGGAATTTTATAAGTACTTCTATCTCGTACACATGAAAATTTTGACTTGTTCTTAAGAAAAGTTCAGTTACCTTATGTATGTACACTTTAGTAATATAAACTAATAAACATACAATTGTACGAGAAAGAGGGACCATGGTACCATAAGTGGGAAGATTCGAAACAAATGAAAAGTTCTCAACAAATCAATCATTTATATATGGTGGGACACACTATATCATAATGCGTACATGTAGTACCCCGTCCTCCAAAGCCGCATTGCTTACATTTTCATCCTCGCTTTGAGTAAAATGGTCAACCTAGAGGTGCCATGGATGAAGGATAAATGCTTAAAAGTTATAAGTTGGTTTCGCCCTAGCTCAACTAGAAAAGTGATACTAAACATGTGCGAcaacatccaaatcaaattaaaTGGGCTGAGTGTCACGATACACAAATAAAAGAACTCAAAATGATATTCTAAATTGAAACATGCTGCTTTAGTACAATAGAAAATGAAAAGATTGGCATAACAATAAACAGGATATGCATTGTACTTTGTTGATATGGAATCATATACTTTACCGCTccatagtactccctccgtatatGATTTATAGGTCGTTTAGCACATGATTGTGCATACCAATGAGTGATTAATTAGGGTGGAGTTTTTCCTGTTTGCCTTTATTAAATAGGCTGCAGGTGTATTGTAGACATCAAAGTAATTTGGCTCGATTGGTTGTTGCTGCCTCTCCCGATGTCCCGCCCCCCGGGCATCTTCCCATCCTTTGCGCACCTTCGCTCTCTCCGCAGAACGACCGCTAAAACatatacggagggagtatatattaaGTTAAAAAACAAAACTGAATCAATACATTCCAATGACCAAATAATTAAGACAAAGGTtactcaaaaaaagaaaaaataattaagaCAAAGATTCAAATAGAAATGAAAAATTATTCTAGTTTCTAGATAATGTGAAATTGTTTTCTTGCTTCTGCATCAACATACACACAGAACCAAGAAAATTCCAGTTCGGAGACTAttcctttttccaaaaaaagaatATTCCAGTTAAGGCCCACATGAAGTAACAGAACAAACTGTAGATATCATCCATCTCTTTCATTTCCAAGATATTACAGTACCTGATATATGCCATGATAACGAAAACACGTAATGTTTCATTATTTATACATTGACCACTTAGGAGAGCCCACATCCAACtaacttttatatatatatatatatatatatatatatatatatatatatatttatatatatatatagtaggtcTATTGAATACCTAGGTATGGAATAAGATACTCCATACCCGAGCCTCGTGCGCAGCCGGTTTTCCTCCGGCATCGGTCCGCGCGCGCCTTCCGGTTTTGACTCGACCCCCCTGCCCCAGCCCCCCAACCCACCCACGACACCCAGCTCGCCCTCCCCGCGCCCGCCCCGCAGCAACTGCCCCGCGGTGACCCTCGCCCAGCGCCCCCAATCCCGTCGGCGACCCTCGCCCCGGCGCCGCTCCTTCAGCCTCCACACGCTCCCCAGCTCCTTCATCCCGGCACTTCTCGGCATCCGCGACCCGCGCGCCTCCCCGATTTGCGCGCTCACCACCTCCTCCCGCCTTCCACCGCGGGGAgcaacagcggcggcgggccctccctctccttcatccgcggcggcacagggggacacggcggcgggcggagcagcGGAGCAGGTGCGCGAAGCGGCGGCGGTAGAGCAGTGGCGGGTGGCAGGCGTGACGACGGCGCAGCGTGCGGCCACCGGGCGGGCAGCTGCAGGCGGTCGCGGCGGCTGGCTCCCGTACCCGACCAACCACAGTGTCACCTGACCCTCCATCTCCGATTGCTCCTGTGCGCCTCACCCATCTCCGGTGTGACTCCCCCTGCAGATGGCGACAGCTGCCTGTCTAAGCCCCCAGGTGCTGCCTTCTCCCCCCtaccattcccctcccctcctattTCCCTCACGAACCCACCTTGCAGTAGATCTGCTCGGTCTCATTGCATTCCGAGACCAGACATGCATGCAGGCTGCCTCATCTCGCGGTGCCAGATCTGGGCACGGTTGGCCTGGAGAAGCAAGCACAGCGCCCATAGAACGAGTTTAGAATTTTGTTTGATTCGAATTTCTTTTAGAGGTTTATGTCGCTGTgtgattttgtttttcttttgttccGGGCAAGGGGAGTTCCAGAAAGTGGAATCGTGGGCTCGTGGCTAACTCCTGATCCTTACCGATCTGGTAGGGCTGCTACTGTGGTGGATGGGTTCCTCAATTCATGCACCTATCATATGAATTTAGATGATAGTTTGCCTGTTTCTGATCTCGTATGTGTCCCATCTGAGTTTGGGTCATGCTTTCTATCaccatggagttttatttgaaaAAACTTTTTTTCGTTCTCTGTTTTTCAAATAAACGGATAGGTGATGCTGCAATTGAGACCAAGTACATTGTATAGACGATTGAGCAACCGCGTTGCAATCCATTTTGATCAATGGTGTCCCATCCATGGGGGATCCCGTCGATCCTGCATCAATAGACACAAGGTATGCAGGAGGATCCCTCCAaccatcatcatttttttgtaTGAGTCATCTCATGGCCTGGAAACCTCTGAAAACAACCATGAGCGTGGAATTGTAAGCTCGATGTGAGCAAACCTTCTGCAAGCTCCTCCTTAGGCAAAAATAGTTTGTGCTgattaataaaataaatttgtaACTTAATTAGGCCTGTGCAACACGCAATCAACTGAACAACCAGGTGCAAGTGTGTTTTAGCATATGAATATGTATGATCAGGTCATGCTGTTGGTCATTGAAGGTGACATTTCGCTGAACTCTGTTCTGCCTACTATGATAGCTCAAGCTCGGCTATTTGAACCTGAGTCCATACTTTAGTCAACTGCTCTGTTCTCCTAAATTAGTTCTACATTTGTTTGCTAGATTAAATAGAGGTTTTTACATTCACATGAGTCATTATTTGTGACATGGAAAATAAATGATATATTCCAACGGTCCACAATATTATTGAACAACTATCCATATGCATGCTTATGTATTCTGAAATTTCAGTATACAATTATGCATGCCACTTTACTTGCTGCAAGACCATTTATATATTGCTGCGATGCCTGTCTTTGAATGTGGATATCATAGTATCTTGTCAATTCCTGCTGATTTAGACTGAATAATTTATTGACAAATTCATAAGTCTGCGGCCAGTTCGTGCACCTGACTATATCATGTCTATGGGGTTGTTGCAATACAATTCCAACCTATTGTTACTTGATAATAGTTTTGCTCTTATGTAGTGTGTATAGGCTGTCTTTAACCTGCATATACTAATAATTCTTAGATCTTATACAGATTGCAGTATGCCTGCTGGGAATTATACTTTTTGCATCAAATGTTTCCTGCTGAACTGTTCTCTTGTGGGAATTATACCTTCCTAACTGATTACTAGTTCAAGTCACACAGTTAAGGTTGGATTAGATTGTCGACCCCATTGCTTTGCTAACTGTACCAGTGTTTGGTGACTTTTATTTGTGTATCACTAGATGAACTCCTGTTCAGAATTCAGATATGCATCTTGTTTTTGTTCAGAGATGTAAACGTTCAAATAGTGTATGCTTCTTAGTTGTTACTGCAAGATATGCACTCACCCGAACGATGCTGATCTGATTTACCAATCCAATTTTGGTGTTACGTGAAGACTTGGATTAGTTTGATTGCCTGATAGGAGTTAATATATTTGGATCAGTATACTTTCTTAATTATTGCAGATGTTCTGAAGCATTGGCCCCTCTATACATTGTGGTTTGTTCTATCTGAAATGCTTATGGTATGCCCCATTGGCTTCATGTTTGATCCCTAACGTTGGGTGTTACTGTCTCTGCAGCGATGAAGGAGCCGGTCCTGCTACTTTCCTGCAGAGCCCATTCTGACTTAAGCTAGTGATTTTCTTAAAAATGTTCATTCAAATGCTTTTTTCAGGAAGTCAACCTATAAAAATGATGGCAGCATATTcaagcgccccccccccccccgccccttTATTTTCAGGATCTGAGATGGGCACAGTGATCTCCATTGACCATGTCATCTTTGATTGGGGCCCATCATCACCATTAGGTGTTCAGGGACAGTTCCCCTTGTTCATCAGTTGATGGATTTTTTGCTGGAGCATCTATTGTACAGTAGATAGATTCCGAGTTTCATGTGAGGATTGCATAGTTAGAGCTTTTGTGTATAGGTTCTTACGAAAATGTAAGTTCTGAGTGGCAGATAATAGAAATATGACACCCATCTTCTG
This portion of the Panicum virgatum strain AP13 chromosome 2N, P.virgatum_v5, whole genome shotgun sequence genome encodes:
- the LOC120659703 gene encoding metal transporter Nramp5-like, yielding MEIERETRGNDSWRANAQEESKNLEDSDRLIKEPAWKRFLAHVGPGFMVSLAYLDPGNLETDLQAGANHRYELLWVILIGLIFALIIQSLAANLGVVTGRHLAEICKSEYPKFVRICLWILAEVAVIAADIPEVIGTAFAFNLLFHIPVWVGVLITGSSTLMLLGLQRYGVRKLEFLISMLVFVMAACFFGEMSFVKPPAVEVLKGLFIPRLKGAGATGDAIALLGALIMPHNLFLHSALVLSRKTPSSVRGIKDACRFFLYESGFALFVALLINIAVICVSGTVCFADNLSPEDAEKCSDLTLDSSSFLLKNVLGRSSAIVYGIALLASGQSSTITGTYSGQYIMQGFLDIRMKKWLRNLMTRCIAIAPSLVVSIIGGSNGAGRLIIIASMILSFELPFALIPLLKFSGSSSKMGPHKNSVYIIVFSWLLGLMIIGINMYFLSTSFVGWLIHNSLPKYANVLVGLLIFPLMLIYIFAVIYLTFRKDTVVTFVVDSAQIDTEKAKAEEEEENQPVPFREDLANIPLPE